One Lysinibacillus fusiformis genomic window carries:
- a CDS encoding PstS family phosphate ABC transporter substrate-binding protein, producing MKKWKYLTMTAVMGSALMLGACGGDNATQNGNNAETNALASSGQDAADEKLQGSVAGDGSSTVAPIIEAVVEEYAGAQPDVKVSVGVSGTGGGFEKFIAGETDFSNASRYIKDEEKAKLEEAGIAFTELALAYDGLSVVVNPENDWAKDLTVEQLKQIWVEDGKEKKWSDIDPSWPAEKIVFYSPGTDSGTYDYFDEVILDGADLVSAATLSEDDNMLVQGVAGDKNAIGFFGYAYYLENKDKLNIVKVNGVEPTNETIETGKYEPLSRPLFTYVKNSAIKDNAAAYDFMKFTLENSGDMAEAVGYVRLPEEKYAEGLKTLEGLK from the coding sequence ATGAAAAAGTGGAAGTACTTAACGATGACGGCGGTAATGGGTTCAGCATTAATGCTAGGTGCATGCGGTGGTGACAACGCTACTCAAAACGGTAACAATGCAGAAACGAATGCACTAGCAAGTTCAGGTCAAGATGCTGCTGACGAAAAACTGCAAGGTTCTGTAGCTGGAGATGGTTCTTCAACAGTAGCACCAATTATTGAAGCAGTTGTAGAAGAATATGCAGGTGCACAACCGGATGTCAAAGTATCAGTAGGTGTTTCTGGAACTGGTGGTGGCTTTGAAAAATTCATCGCAGGAGAGACAGACTTTTCAAATGCATCTCGTTATATAAAAGATGAAGAGAAAGCGAAACTAGAAGAAGCAGGTATTGCTTTTACAGAGCTAGCTTTAGCATATGACGGTTTATCAGTAGTGGTAAACCCTGAGAATGATTGGGCAAAGGATTTAACAGTAGAGCAATTAAAACAGATTTGGGTTGAAGATGGGAAAGAAAAGAAATGGTCTGATATCGATCCATCATGGCCAGCAGAAAAAATCGTATTCTATTCACCAGGTACTGACTCTGGAACATATGACTACTTTGATGAAGTGATTTTAGATGGCGCGGATCTAGTAAGTGCTGCAACATTATCAGAGGATGATAACATGCTAGTGCAAGGTGTAGCAGGTGACAAAAATGCAATCGGATTCTTCGGCTATGCGTACTACTTGGAAAATAAAGATAAGTTAAACATTGTGAAAGTAAATGGTGTAGAACCTACAAATGAAACAATTGAAACTGGTAAATACGAGCCACTTTCACGTCCATTATTCACATATGTAAAAAATAGCGCGATTAAAGATAACGCAGCAGCATATGATTTCATGAAATTCACACTTGAAAACTCAGGAGATATGGCTGAAGCAGTAGGTTATGTACGTCTACCTGAAGAAAAATATGCCGAAGGTTTAAAAACTTTAGAAGGCTTAAAATAA
- the pstA gene encoding phosphate ABC transporter permease PstA, translated as MRYIDDSVVMKRMTKRITFNKVWKTLFFLATTFALVMLAILLYRIVTQGIDYLNFNFLTNFASRFADKAGIKAALVGSLWLMGVVAPVSIILGVGTAIYLEEYAKKNRLNDFIRMNISNLAGVPSIVFGLLGLTIFVRMMELGKSILAAGFTMSLLILPVIIVAAQEAIRAVPSEQREASYGMGATKWQTILRVVLPAAIPGILTGSILALSRAIGETAPLVVIGIPVILQFLPDNLLSQFTALPMQIYDWAKRPQEAFQYVAAAGILVLMTVLLLMNSIAIFIRNKFQKRY; from the coding sequence ATGCGCTATATCGATGACTCAGTTGTCATGAAACGAATGACGAAGCGTATTACATTTAATAAAGTTTGGAAGACTTTGTTTTTCTTAGCCACTACATTTGCATTAGTGATGCTTGCTATTTTGCTATACCGCATAGTGACGCAAGGTATAGATTATTTAAACTTCAATTTCTTAACAAATTTCGCTTCACGATTTGCGGATAAAGCGGGAATAAAAGCGGCATTAGTCGGCTCACTTTGGCTGATGGGCGTTGTCGCACCTGTCTCAATCATTTTAGGTGTAGGTACCGCGATTTATTTAGAAGAATACGCAAAGAAAAATAGACTGAATGACTTTATTCGTATGAATATCTCAAACTTAGCGGGCGTACCTTCCATCGTTTTTGGTTTACTAGGGTTAACGATTTTTGTTCGTATGATGGAGTTAGGTAAAAGTATATTAGCGGCAGGCTTTACGATGAGTTTACTCATTTTACCCGTTATTATAGTAGCCGCACAGGAAGCAATTCGTGCTGTGCCAAGTGAACAACGTGAAGCATCTTACGGTATGGGCGCGACAAAATGGCAAACGATTTTGCGTGTCGTACTACCAGCGGCAATACCAGGGATTTTAACAGGTAGTATTTTAGCCTTGTCTCGTGCAATTGGTGAAACGGCTCCACTTGTGGTAATCGGAATCCCTGTTATTCTACAGTTTTTACCAGACAATTTACTAAGTCAGTTTACTGCTTTACCAATGCAAATTTATGATTGGGCAAAACGTCCACAAGAGGCATTTCAATATGTAGCGGCGGCCGGTATTTTAGTGCTAATGACAGTGCTCTTACTGATGAACTCTATTGCGATCTTTATTCGAAATAAATTCCAAAAACGTTATTAA
- the phoU gene encoding phosphate signaling complex protein PhoU, translated as MVVRERFEQELKEIQGQFVEIASSSINALKIAFDALLAQDLEKSLKVLEDDLVINRLEEEINDRVILMIAKQQPVATDLRRLMVLVKAASDMERVGDYAVNIAKETIRLGKEPLVFPTTNLQTMCNKTIEMLESIIKAFTEEDTVSAKEIAELDDYVDDLYGATVTLLLRAGADNPSHIHQITHLTFVCRYLERSADHATNIAEHLFYLVKGKHYELNN; from the coding sequence ATGGTAGTGCGTGAACGCTTTGAGCAAGAGTTAAAAGAAATTCAGGGGCAATTTGTAGAAATAGCAAGTAGCAGTATTAATGCTTTAAAAATAGCTTTTGATGCGTTATTGGCGCAGGATTTAGAGAAGTCCTTAAAAGTTCTTGAAGATGATTTAGTCATTAATCGTCTAGAGGAAGAAATTAATGATCGTGTAATTTTAATGATTGCCAAGCAACAACCAGTAGCGACAGATTTACGCCGACTGATGGTGCTAGTAAAAGCAGCGTCTGATATGGAAAGAGTAGGGGATTATGCTGTCAATATTGCCAAAGAGACGATCCGCCTCGGTAAAGAGCCGCTTGTCTTTCCTACAACAAATTTACAGACAATGTGCAATAAAACGATTGAAATGCTTGAAAGCATTATCAAAGCCTTTACGGAAGAAGATACTGTAAGTGCAAAAGAAATAGCTGAGCTTGATGATTATGTTGATGATTTATATGGGGCGACAGTGACTTTGTTGCTACGAGCAGGTGCTGATAATCCATCGCATATTCACCAGATTACACATTTAACGTTTGTCTGCCGTTATTTAGAACGGTCAGCTGACCATGCAACAAATATTGCTGAGCACTTATTTTACTTAGTTAAAGGTAAACATTATGAATTGAATAATTAA
- a CDS encoding vWA domain-containing protein, whose translation MKDAVETLIKKFELDITTEQRECLCFLYEHLHLEELSDKEQHFFINYFYKSETLRNMAAFALELADIMHEIRENIPAIEQAERLANGKEQRLYYERKWQETKRQQLKHHTTKKGNILYVPFAEYKKEPGPMIVCLEQSTGMVAYSELCKSMILPLFMNAHREKRDLYIVPFDRQIHVHYRFENGHLNLSDFKDFIEYKAKGEAAILPVLQFVKGLLKENQQCIEADIIIFTEGNPVDGQYLLGKRTKAMLEEMKHIYHAEFSVIAMHEQNFNEQQFWFAKKAFFADDAIQ comes from the coding sequence GTGAAAGATGCTGTAGAAACACTCATAAAGAAATTTGAACTTGATATCACAACTGAACAACGTGAATGCTTGTGTTTTTTATACGAACACTTACATCTTGAGGAGTTAAGTGACAAAGAGCAACATTTTTTTATTAACTATTTTTACAAGAGTGAGACACTACGAAATATGGCAGCATTTGCACTTGAGTTAGCTGATATCATGCATGAAATTCGAGAAAATATACCTGCTATTGAGCAGGCTGAACGGCTAGCGAATGGAAAAGAGCAGCGCTTGTATTATGAACGAAAATGGCAGGAGACAAAGCGGCAACAACTGAAGCATCATACTACTAAAAAAGGGAATATTCTCTATGTTCCGTTTGCTGAATATAAAAAAGAGCCTGGACCAATGATTGTTTGTCTTGAACAATCAACGGGAATGGTAGCCTATTCCGAGCTTTGCAAAAGTATGATTTTACCGTTATTTATGAATGCACATCGTGAAAAGCGAGATTTATATATCGTGCCGTTTGACCGCCAAATTCATGTCCATTATCGATTTGAAAATGGACATTTAAATTTATCTGATTTTAAGGATTTTATAGAATATAAGGCAAAAGGAGAAGCCGCCATCTTACCTGTGTTACAGTTTGTGAAAGGATTACTAAAAGAAAATCAGCAATGTATAGAAGCGGATATTATTATTTTCACCGAAGGTAATCCCGTGGATGGTCAATATTTATTAGGAAAGCGTACGAAAGCAATGTTAGAAGAAATGAAACATATCTATCATGCTGAGTTTTCTGTAATTGCTATGCATGAGCAAAATTTTAACGAGCAACAATTTTGGTTTGCGAAAAAAGCTTTTTTTGCGGATGATGCTATTCAATAA
- a CDS encoding Na/Pi cotransporter family protein: protein MTIDWQSILFQFLGGLGVFLFSIKLMGEGLQKSADDRLREWLNRFTTNPLMGVLVGIIVTVCIQSSSATTVITVGLVSAGFLTLRQAIGVIMGANIGTTFTAFIIGIDMGIYFYPLLAVGAAFLFFFKRAIYQHVGQVLFGFGGLFLGLELMSASMQMLHQLADFASLTILLSNQPILGVFLGTIFTLLVQSSTATVGVLQGLYAEHLIGLESALPILFGENIGTTITAVLASLGASIYAKRAAAAHVLFNVIGTVIFMLFFAPFMQYVQWISELFHLEARMQIAVAHGSFNIFNMLIQLPFIGGMAVLVTKILPGHDGNIDVTTKHLDPTFIDSSPAIALGQAKEEVLRMGDHALRGLEETFLYMKTGEAAHIPTVLQLEVALNHLDKEITNYLVMVSKQPLSRADSVRHHALLTNVRDLERIGDHFENILELLQYKDHHEVSLSKSARQDLIGMFSLAIEAVRKSIAALDTASLSLAQEVTELESLIDDMEDKLRQKHLARLNTNECSGAAGIVYTDIVSNLERIGDHAVNIADSILGIRH, encoded by the coding sequence TTGACAATAGATTGGCAAAGCATACTATTTCAATTTTTAGGCGGTTTAGGAGTCTTTTTATTTTCCATCAAATTAATGGGAGAAGGGCTACAAAAATCAGCAGATGACCGACTGCGCGAATGGTTGAATCGATTTACGACAAATCCGTTAATGGGTGTATTAGTAGGAATAATCGTGACAGTTTGTATTCAGTCCAGTTCTGCAACGACAGTCATTACCGTTGGACTAGTGAGTGCTGGCTTTTTAACATTACGTCAAGCAATTGGCGTAATAATGGGTGCGAATATTGGTACGACATTCACGGCATTTATTATCGGCATTGATATGGGCATTTATTTTTATCCGCTTCTTGCGGTTGGAGCAGCATTTTTATTTTTCTTTAAAAGAGCTATTTATCAGCATGTTGGTCAAGTTTTATTTGGCTTTGGCGGTCTATTTTTAGGCCTTGAGCTAATGAGTGCAAGTATGCAGATGCTTCATCAGCTAGCTGACTTTGCTTCATTAACGATACTTCTAAGTAACCAACCTATTTTAGGCGTTTTTCTTGGTACCATTTTTACGTTGCTTGTTCAAAGCTCCACAGCAACTGTCGGCGTACTACAAGGCTTATATGCAGAGCATTTAATTGGTTTGGAGAGTGCTTTACCGATCTTATTTGGCGAAAATATCGGCACGACGATTACAGCAGTATTAGCTTCGCTCGGCGCTTCCATCTATGCAAAACGAGCAGCGGCGGCACACGTGCTATTTAACGTCATCGGTACAGTAATTTTCATGTTGTTTTTCGCACCTTTTATGCAGTATGTTCAATGGATCAGCGAGCTGTTCCATTTAGAGGCACGTATGCAAATAGCTGTGGCACATGGCTCGTTTAATATCTTTAATATGTTGATTCAACTACCCTTTATTGGCGGCATGGCCGTTCTAGTAACGAAAATACTGCCAGGGCATGATGGTAATATTGATGTTACGACGAAGCATCTTGACCCTACGTTTATTGATTCATCGCCCGCTATTGCACTTGGTCAGGCGAAAGAAGAGGTTTTACGAATGGGTGACCATGCATTACGTGGTTTGGAAGAGACTTTTTTATATATGAAAACGGGTGAGGCAGCGCATATCCCCACAGTCCTACAATTGGAAGTAGCGCTCAATCATTTAGATAAAGAAATTACCAACTATCTCGTGATGGTCTCTAAGCAACCGCTGTCTCGTGCAGATTCGGTACGTCATCATGCACTGCTAACGAATGTACGAGATCTTGAACGTATCGGTGATCATTTCGAAAATATTTTAGAACTTTTACAGTATAAGGATCATCATGAGGTAAGTTTGAGTAAATCAGCGCGACAGGATTTAATTGGAATGTTTAGTCTTGCGATTGAAGCAGTACGTAAAAGCATTGCAGCACTGGATACAGCAAGTCTTAGTCTAGCTCAGGAAGTAACTGAACTAGAAAGTCTAATTGATGATATGGAGGATAAACTAAGACAAAAGCATCTTGCGCGCTTAAATACGAATGAATGCAGCGGTGCAGCAGGCATCGTCTACACGGATATCGTCAGCAACTTAGAGCGTATTGGCGATCATGCTGTTAACATTGCAGATTCTATTTTGGGTATTCGGCATTAA
- a CDS encoding mechanosensitive ion channel family protein: MDSLKLLLPNVTAPTWTDILIALALCLIGWLFQHFVLKKIITSSVAFLKKGQRSFQATVLEQFNKAIRYAFMSAVIVLSLSLFLDVVATKNFVLSIMVFFAFKGVYDVLHYYTKEPLFINNDGEQNVLLPFFLRIGKVLIMILAMFTIASFWDFNLNGFLTGIGLTGVAIAFGIRDTLAHVFGGMSVALDNPFQIGDWVTTEGQKIEGIIEDINLRSTLIQTGDKGLVYVPNSYLVNRPLYNLTKREKRKCEQFLYVALENEEEKLRSALSMIHQQIYLHEDTEKDLIHVFIDDFRPASYRILVRFYVATNDTGVLLNVRQDILFAIRQILIDHDIVLAEQTGDYWLHNEK; the protein is encoded by the coding sequence ATGGATTCATTGAAATTGTTATTACCAAATGTGACAGCACCTACATGGACGGATATTTTGATTGCACTAGCCCTTTGTTTAATCGGTTGGTTATTCCAACATTTCGTGCTGAAGAAAATTATTACGAGCAGTGTCGCATTTTTGAAAAAAGGACAGCGTTCCTTTCAAGCAACGGTACTGGAGCAATTTAACAAAGCGATACGCTATGCATTTATGTCAGCGGTTATCGTTCTTAGCTTATCGCTGTTTCTAGATGTGGTGGCAACAAAGAACTTTGTTTTGTCCATTATGGTGTTTTTTGCCTTTAAAGGTGTATACGATGTACTACATTATTATACAAAGGAACCCTTGTTTATCAATAATGACGGGGAGCAAAATGTACTGTTGCCGTTCTTCCTGCGTATTGGTAAAGTGCTCATCATGATTTTAGCGATGTTTACCATTGCCTCTTTTTGGGATTTTAACTTGAATGGCTTTTTAACGGGAATTGGCTTAACAGGTGTAGCCATTGCATTTGGGATTCGTGATACGTTGGCCCATGTTTTTGGAGGGATGTCGGTTGCACTCGACAACCCATTTCAAATTGGCGATTGGGTAACCACAGAAGGTCAAAAGATTGAAGGAATCATTGAAGATATTAACCTACGTAGTACACTTATTCAAACAGGTGATAAAGGGCTAGTTTATGTACCAAACTCATATTTAGTAAACCGCCCACTTTATAATTTAACGAAACGTGAAAAACGAAAATGTGAACAATTTCTTTATGTAGCACTTGAAAACGAAGAAGAAAAACTCCGTAGTGCACTCAGTATGATACATCAGCAAATTTATTTACATGAGGATACGGAAAAAGATCTGATTCATGTATTTATAGATGATTTCCGTCCTGCTTCCTACCGTATTCTTGTGCGATTCTATGTGGCAACTAACGATACGGGTGTTTTGTTAAATGTTAGACAGGATATACTATTTGCAATTCGACAAATTTTGATAGATCATGATATTGTACTAGCAGAGCAAACAGGTGATTATTGGCTTCATAACGAAAAATAA
- a CDS encoding DUF456 domain-containing protein, with product MEVVGWLLVIACFIVSFVGLVYPIIPGVIFLVGGFLLYGIFFSFADLSWWFWVIEILFVVLLFGADTVANAFGIKKFGGSNAGMWGSTIGLLIGPFVIPFAGILIGPFLGAVIAELAVERRTVSEAVKSGIGSLIGFLTSTVAKGVIQVVMIVVFFIAI from the coding sequence ATGGAAGTTGTTGGCTGGTTATTAGTTATTGCCTGCTTTATCGTATCATTTGTTGGGCTCGTGTATCCGATTATACCTGGTGTGATTTTTCTAGTCGGAGGCTTTTTACTATATGGAATATTTTTCTCTTTTGCTGATTTAAGCTGGTGGTTCTGGGTAATTGAAATATTATTTGTTGTATTATTATTCGGTGCTGATACGGTTGCAAATGCATTCGGTATAAAAAAATTCGGTGGCTCGAATGCCGGTATGTGGGGAAGTACAATTGGTTTATTAATTGGCCCATTCGTCATTCCTTTCGCAGGGATTTTAATTGGTCCATTTTTAGGTGCGGTTATTGCAGAGCTAGCAGTGGAGCGACGTACTGTGAGCGAAGCTGTAAAAAGTGGAATTGGTTCACTGATTGGTTTTTTAACATCAACCGTAGCAAAAGGGGTAATTCAAGTCGTTATGATTGTTGTTTTCTTTATTGCTATTTAA
- a CDS encoding superoxide dismutase: MAYELPQLTYAYDALEPHIDAKTMEIHHSKHHNTYVTNLNAAVEGTEFAEKDINELIANIDALPADKQTAVRNNGGGHANHTLFWELIALGGSNTPVGEVAKAIDAKFGSFDAFKEEFAKAATTRFGSGWAWLIVDGDSVAVTSTPNQDSPVMEGKKPVLGLDVWEHAYYLNYQNRRPDYIGAFWNVVNWDVVEAKFQAAK, from the coding sequence ATGGCTTACGAATTACCACAATTAACTTACGCGTATGACGCATTAGAACCACATATCGATGCAAAAACAATGGAAATTCACCATTCTAAACACCACAATACTTATGTAACAAATTTAAACGCAGCAGTTGAAGGTACAGAATTTGCAGAAAAAGATATTAACGAGTTAATCGCTAACATCGATGCACTTCCAGCTGACAAACAAACAGCTGTACGTAACAATGGTGGCGGACATGCTAACCATACCTTATTCTGGGAATTAATCGCTCTAGGCGGTTCAAATACACCAGTTGGTGAAGTAGCAAAAGCAATCGACGCTAAGTTCGGTTCTTTCGATGCTTTCAAAGAGGAATTTGCAAAAGCTGCAACAACTCGCTTCGGTTCAGGTTGGGCTTGGTTAATCGTTGATGGTGATTCAGTAGCAGTAACATCTACACCAAACCAAGACTCTCCAGTAATGGAAGGTAAAAAACCAGTTCTAGGATTAGACGTTTGGGAGCATGCTTACTACTTAAACTACCAAAACCGTCGTCCAGACTACATCGGTGCTTTTTGGAACGTAGTAAACTGGGATGTAGTAGAAGCTAAATTCCAAGCTGCAAAATAA
- the pstC gene encoding phosphate ABC transporter permease subunit PstC — MVSQKENKTTSVQQLIANSRNHKTKKIVEKAMPALLFSAALISILTTFGIVFTLIFETFEFFKRVSITDFLFGTQWLPFSGKEPLFGILPLIAGTLKVTLIAVVVAVPFGIASAIYLSEYANEKTRRTIKPILEVLAGVPTIVYGFFALTFVTPMLQQIIPGLKLFNALSPGIVVGIMILPMITSLSEDAMSSVPNSMREGALALGATKFEVAIKVVLPAALSGIIASVVLAISRAIGETMIVSLAGGSTPKFDLDVTDSIQTMTAYIVQVSTGDAGYGTTIYYSIYSVGFTLFIFTLVMNLIAHYISKRFREVY; from the coding sequence ATGGTTTCTCAAAAAGAAAATAAGACAACTTCTGTGCAGCAATTAATTGCGAATTCACGCAATCATAAAACGAAGAAAATAGTGGAAAAAGCAATGCCAGCTCTATTATTTTCTGCAGCCCTGATCTCTATTTTGACGACATTTGGCATTGTTTTCACCCTTATTTTTGAAACGTTTGAGTTTTTTAAACGTGTTTCGATTACGGATTTCCTATTTGGCACACAGTGGCTACCGTTTTCAGGGAAAGAACCGTTATTTGGGATTCTACCGCTTATTGCTGGAACGTTGAAAGTCACATTGATTGCAGTTGTGGTGGCAGTACCATTTGGGATTGCGTCAGCGATTTATTTAAGTGAATATGCGAATGAGAAAACTAGACGTACTATTAAACCTATTTTAGAAGTTTTAGCAGGGGTACCAACAATTGTTTATGGTTTCTTCGCGCTCACGTTTGTCACACCGATGTTACAACAAATTATACCAGGGTTAAAACTTTTTAATGCACTAAGTCCAGGGATTGTTGTTGGAATTATGATTTTACCGATGATCACTTCACTATCAGAAGATGCTATGTCTTCTGTACCTAATAGTATGCGAGAAGGTGCACTTGCGCTCGGTGCTACAAAGTTTGAAGTGGCCATTAAAGTAGTTTTACCTGCGGCTCTATCAGGTATTATAGCATCTGTTGTACTCGCTATTTCCCGGGCAATCGGTGAAACAATGATCGTATCTCTTGCAGGAGGATCTACACCGAAATTTGATTTAGATGTCACAGATTCTATTCAAACGATGACAGCATATATTGTGCAGGTTTCAACAGGTGACGCGGGTTACGGAACGACAATTTACTACTCTATTTACTCAGTAGGATTCACATTATTTATCTTTACTTTAGTGATGAATTTAATCGCTCATTATATTTCGAAACGCTTCAGGGAGGTTTACTAG
- a CDS encoding peptidoglycan D,D-transpeptidase FtsI family protein, translated as MRKAPGKNRAASVKAKHHSNLTFRMNVLFFAIFIIFSMLIFRLGYMQIVKGEDYVRILERTEEVPVNTSVPRGRMYDRYGRILVDNQPENAITYTKMQTTKTDEILEIAEKLAQLIEQPTKRVTLRDKKDFWILKNHDAAYEKITDKEETKIKTQENITTSQINAEIDRLVRERITDEELAQLTEADLEVLAIYREMASGYSLSPQIIKSENVSADEFARVSERLTELPGVNTTTDWKRVKLSSLSVLGRTTLPTKGIPKEKLNYYLARDYSRNDRVGESYIEAQYEELLQGQKTVVKNITNKKGQVVDTITTYEGEPGKDLVLTLDSELQAETEKIVEDELLKLKAKSGSYLLDRAFLVMMDPKTGDILSMVGKKIEKDPETGKNIIVDYAYGSFTTAYEAGSVVKAATMLTGYNQGVITPSTVFGDEPIHLLGTPVKKSIFNRNGYITMDGLTALERSSNVYMFKTALLINGTPYSYMMPLRLKDDTFSKMRNSYAQFGLGVKTGIDLPNEFSGVQGPSGPTMGGKTLDLAIGQYDTYTPMQLAQYISTVANGGYRIQPHVVKEVRDPSKDGQKLGQLVTEVGPTILNSIDNSAEEINYVKKGLRRVYTGNQGSARKQFANAPYTAAGKTGTAEVVYYGPLTEHYGTNTTNLTHVGFAPYENPEIAYAVVIPWVTTNFKIYLDNNNEIARRSVDKYYELKEKYDSAKVTDSNVEQPILPAITKEKIGEED; from the coding sequence ATGCGCAAAGCACCTGGGAAAAATCGCGCGGCGAGTGTTAAAGCTAAGCATCATTCCAATTTAACATTTCGAATGAATGTCCTTTTCTTTGCTATATTTATCATATTTTCGATGTTAATTTTTAGGCTTGGCTATATGCAAATTGTTAAAGGGGAAGATTATGTACGTATTTTAGAGCGTACAGAGGAAGTTCCAGTAAATACGAGTGTACCAAGAGGACGAATGTATGACCGTTATGGCCGTATTTTAGTCGATAATCAACCAGAAAATGCGATTACGTATACGAAAATGCAGACGACAAAAACGGATGAAATCCTGGAAATTGCCGAGAAGCTGGCGCAATTGATTGAACAGCCAACGAAACGTGTCACATTACGTGATAAGAAGGATTTTTGGATTCTAAAAAATCACGATGCTGCCTATGAGAAGATAACAGACAAAGAAGAAACGAAAATTAAAACGCAAGAAAATATTACGACAAGTCAAATCAATGCTGAGATTGATAGACTTGTGCGTGAACGTATTACAGACGAAGAATTAGCGCAACTTACAGAGGCTGATTTAGAAGTGTTGGCGATTTACAGAGAAATGGCATCCGGTTACAGTTTATCGCCGCAAATCATTAAGAGTGAAAATGTATCAGCTGATGAATTTGCGCGTGTCTCAGAACGTCTAACAGAATTACCAGGGGTCAATACGACAACAGACTGGAAGCGTGTCAAATTATCATCGCTTTCTGTTTTAGGGCGTACAACGCTACCAACAAAAGGGATTCCTAAAGAAAAGCTGAACTATTATTTAGCGCGCGATTATTCACGTAATGACCGTGTTGGAGAAAGTTATATTGAAGCGCAGTACGAAGAGCTTTTACAAGGACAAAAAACAGTGGTCAAAAATATTACCAATAAAAAAGGGCAAGTTGTCGATACGATTACAACGTATGAGGGCGAGCCAGGTAAGGATTTAGTGTTAACGCTTGATAGCGAATTACAGGCAGAGACGGAGAAAATTGTAGAGGATGAGCTGCTGAAATTAAAGGCAAAATCTGGCTCCTATCTATTAGATCGTGCCTTTTTAGTGATGATGGATCCGAAAACAGGGGATATTTTATCGATGGTCGGTAAGAAAATTGAGAAGGATCCAGAAACAGGTAAAAACATCATTGTGGATTATGCATATGGTTCATTCACAACAGCCTATGAGGCAGGATCAGTAGTAAAAGCAGCTACAATGTTAACAGGTTATAATCAAGGAGTCATTACGCCAAGTACTGTATTCGGAGACGAACCCATTCATTTACTAGGCACGCCAGTAAAAAAATCAATATTTAATCGTAATGGTTATATTACAATGGATGGTTTGACAGCTCTTGAGCGTTCTTCTAACGTATATATGTTTAAAACTGCCCTGCTTATTAATGGAACACCCTATAGCTATATGATGCCGCTTCGTTTAAAGGACGATACGTTTTCAAAAATGCGTAATTCATATGCACAATTTGGTTTAGGGGTAAAAACAGGTATTGATTTACCGAATGAATTTAGTGGCGTGCAGGGGCCATCAGGTCCAACAATGGGTGGTAAAACACTCGACTTAGCAATTGGGCAATATGATACTTATACACCAATGCAATTAGCACAATATATTTCTACAGTGGCAAACGGTGGTTATCGTATTCAACCACATGTGGTAAAAGAAGTACGTGACCCATCAAAAGATGGCCAGAAGCTTGGGCAATTAGTAACAGAAGTGGGACCGACGATTTTAAATAGCATTGATAATTCAGCAGAAGAAATTAACTATGTGAAAAAAGGGCTTCGTCGTGTATATACAGGGAATCAAGGTTCTGCACGTAAACAATTCGCCAATGCACCTTATACAGCAGCTGGGAAAACAGGTACAGCTGAGGTAGTTTATTATGGACCATTAACAGAGCATTATGGGACTAATACAACTAATTTAACACATGTTGGTTTTGCTCCCTATGAAAATCCTGAAATTGCTTATGCTGTTGTCATTCCTTGGGTAACAACAAATTTCAAAATTTATTTAGATAATAATAATGAAATTGCTAGACGTTCAGTGGATAAATATTACGAGTTAAAAGAAAAATATGATTCTGCGAAAGTTACTGATAGTAATGTAGAGCAACCAATTTTACCAGCAATCACAAAAGAAAAAATTGGTGAAGAAGATTAA